TCCTTTTTCAATACtatttttgacatttacaCTCGTTGTGCTCCAGAAACAACACCTTTAGGATTTGCTCctaacattttctttttttttttgtatatatcaAGCGGAAAACCAAGTcccaacaataaaaactgaatCTATAAGGTAAGCAGCAGTATCACAATTTGAAGCCCCTTTCGGCGATGGAATCTCTACCTTCTTGACTTGACTGATCTAGGGCATGACGATGGATGGGGCGAGGAGGTAGGCGAACGAACGGTTGGCAGGTGCTCCGTATACCATAGAGACGAGGAGTCCTGCGAATGGGACGCCTCGCAGACTTGCGGTAACCTTCGAACGGGGAAAGGATCCAGCACCTCGGCAAGTTGTGGCCGTCCAACTGGCCTTATCCACAGGAATAGTACGAGTATAACATTGAAGAAACCCACGAAGGAATTCTCGCCGAAGAGGTAAAATCATTTTTGTCCTGCGTGCGCAAAAAATTGTTGATAAACATTGCCCTATTGGGggaaattcttttatttaaagcaaaagCGATGTCACTCTCTACCATGAGCAATACCTCAAGGACTTCTGAAAGTTTTACACTATTCCGGAGAACAACCCCAGCTGTATTGTCCGAATTTGACCAGTGCTCGATGTGTCGCAGTCTACCGCAATCCTGCGAGGCGTCGCAGTCGCCCAGGATCCTTCGACCCAGCGCCATTGTGGGAGGATCCGTCGCTAACAGAACAAGGTGCTGATATACTCTTCATTTTCCagggaaattaatttattaatagaaTTTTCTATTAATAAAGGAATTTCCCTAGAAAATGAAGAGTATGTCAGCACCTTGTTCTGTTAGCGACGGATCCTCAGGACATAAAGATACCAAGATCATGTTTATCTAGATtagtttaatatatatttacatataaaacGTTGTTGTTAATCAAATAATATACCCTCCTCTGTGACACGTAACTCgtaagggtatactagattcgttgaaaagtatgtaacagtcAGAAGGAGGCGTTTGCGATCATATaaagtgtatatattcttgatcaggatcaatagtcGATCtgaccatgtccgtctgtccatctgtccgtatgaacgtcgagatctcaggaacatTAAAAtctagaaagttgagattcATATGTTTTAGCTTACTTTCAATGATATGCAAAAGCCAGAAGTCGCACAAATGAGACGAAACTCGCATACGAAATGATTCTAAAAAGTTGTGTTTTAATGTACTATAATTTCCAAACAAAACATGGGCCATTTAATAGGGTCAAGTTGATTTTAAACTCTTTGTTCAACGAATCCCATCTATAGACCCGTGGCCTCGGATATCGGCCAAATGCGGCAGAGTACGCGGCTCCGGATGAGGCCCACCGGAATGGGTCCGTAGTAGCGGGAATCCGAGCTGTTGCCCTTGTTGTCGCCCTCGATCCAAACGTATCCGCGCGGCACATAGTCCTTGACCATCACGGGCTTCTTCTTGTTATCCGAACTACCGCTAAACTCCGCCTCAATGGGAATGGGCTTCTGGATTAGCACCTGATCACCGGAAACGGCCACGATTCGCTTGCAAATGAACTGATCGGCATTGATGGGCGATATGGCGATGACTATGTCGCCGGGCTGGTAGGTTCGCCAGTGCTTCGACAAGCGCTCGGTGAGAAGAACGTTGTCCGAGTGCAGGGTGG
This Drosophila simulans strain w501 chromosome X, Prin_Dsim_3.1, whole genome shotgun sequence DNA region includes the following protein-coding sequences:
- the LOC6726050 gene encoding mitochondrial inner membrane protease subunit 1 isoform X1 — its product is MKVLSRLGRLMRYTVAYAAITHCTFEYIGDFVLCKGPSMEPTLHSDNVLLTERLSKHWRTYQPGDIVIAISPINADQFICKRIVAVSGDQVLIQKPIPIEAEFSGSSDNKKKPVMVKDYVPRGYVWIEGDNKGNSSDSRYYGPIPVGLIRSRVLCRIWPISEATGL
- the LOC6726050 gene encoding mitochondrial inner membrane protease subunit 1 isoform X2, whose product is MEPTLHSDNVLLTERLSKHWRTYQPGDIVIAISPINADQFICKRIVAVSGDQVLIQKPIPIEAEFSGSSDNKKKPVMVKDYVPRGYVWIEGDNKGNSSDSRYYGPIPVGLIRSRVLCRIWPISEATGL